Proteins found in one Sporosarcina sp. FSL K6-3457 genomic segment:
- a CDS encoding DUF1273 domain-containing protein codes for MVKRLVVTGYKQHELGIFDDKHPGIRFIKKALENRLITLIDEGLEWVIISGQLGTELWAAEVVIDLKKEYTDLKYAVITPFLEQEKNWNDMKKETYHRIVALADFHTSLTKRPYEAPWQFIEKDKFFLRNSDGILIIYDDENDGSPKFVKKAAESYAERSDYQVFTITADDLQVIAEDEQLSEWH; via the coding sequence ATCGTAAAACGCTTAGTCGTTACAGGCTACAAACAACATGAACTTGGCATATTTGACGACAAACATCCTGGCATTCGATTTATAAAAAAAGCACTAGAGAACCGACTCATAACCTTGATAGATGAAGGATTAGAGTGGGTTATTATTAGCGGACAATTAGGCACTGAACTATGGGCTGCCGAAGTTGTCATTGACTTAAAAAAAGAATACACCGATTTAAAATATGCCGTTATCACCCCCTTCCTGGAACAGGAGAAAAATTGGAATGACATGAAAAAAGAAACATATCACCGGATTGTTGCCCTAGCAGATTTCCATACAAGCCTCACAAAAAGACCTTACGAAGCCCCCTGGCAATTTATCGAAAAAGATAAGTTTTTTTTGCGTAATTCCGATGGCATATTGATTATTTATGATGATGAGAACGATGGCTCACCGAAATTTGTTAAAAAAGCGGCGGAAAGCTATGCTGAACGTTCCGATTACCAGGTATTCACCATCACCGCCGATGATTTGCAAGTCATCGCAGAAGACGAACAGCTAAGTGAATGGCACTGA